The DNA window GCTTCTTGGTATCGCCCACTGCTTCTTTCTCATGAAAAAATACTTTGAGAATATGGGTATTGGTCATTAATTCAGCTTGAATTAAACCTAAATTTGCTTCGTGAGCACACACTTCATCGATGTCTTCCTTACCAACCCAGCCACACGCAACCACAATATCACATTTGTATTTCTCAATAAGAATTTTGCAGGCAACCGGCAAATCTTTGAAACCAGGTACGGTGTATCTTTCAACAACAAGATTCTCTCCTACCGTTTGTGCAGCAATCTCTCCCATGTTCACACGTGCAAACATGGTGTCAGCAATACCTATTCTCTTTACTTCTGTTCTATTTTGTTTGTTAACCATGCGTTAATGTCACCACCGCACCATTGTTCAACTTCCAAGACTTACGAAAATGAATTGGGCAAATTACTTCTGCAACTGCTTTCGTATGGACTGTTCGTTCTGGCATAATCAAATGACCCTGTGTTTTCTTTGAACCAAATGAAATAAGCACAGGATATGCTAATAATCCACCAAATGTGCGTTGTGGTGTACTAAACCCCTCTAAACGTAGTGAAGGAAGACTTGAGACAAAATGTTCTAATTGCGTAGCTGCGACAGTTAGATTAAGTGTTCCTTCAAAAGGAATATACCCTAACTTATTCTGAAACTGCGTTTTGTACCCTTCTAATGACATGTAATACTTTCCTTCTCCCAAGCCCGCAGTAAGAATGCCTTTGAGAGAAATAGTTTGCTTTTCATTAAAATGTGTTGAGAGGATATTATGATATTCTCGTAACAATTTCGTTGCTTTATCTGTGAGTGTTATCGTAATTCCCTGTCCATGAACCTTACGGCAAATTAAGCCTTCATCCTCACATTCCTTTAACTTACGAGAAACACTTTGCTGGGACATCC is part of the Candidatus Woesearchaeota archaeon genome and encodes:
- a CDS encoding riboflavin synthase; its protein translation is MVNKQNRTEVKRIGIADTMFARVNMGEIAAQTVGENLVVERYTVPGFKDLPVACKILIEKYKCDIVVACGWVGKEDIDEVCAHEANLGLIQAELMTNTHILKVFFHEKEAVGDTKKQKEICVDRVKKHTLNALEMLEGKEALRKNAGKGKRQGYRDAGEIK
- a CDS encoding CTP-dependent riboflavin kinase, with amino-acid sequence MNWDDTAAMLLYLAKKSEGKTELDLSTLSIADEVGMSQQSVSRKLKECEDEGLICRKVHGQGITITLTDKATKLLREYHNILSTHFNEKQTISLKGILTAGLGEGKYYMSLEGYKTQFQNKLGYIPFEGTLNLTVAATQLEHFVSSLPSLRLEGFSTPQRTFGGLLAYPVLISFGSKKTQGHLIMPERTVHTKAVAEVICPIHFRKSWKLNNGAVVTLTHG